A genomic stretch from Bosea sp. F3-2 includes:
- a CDS encoding LysR family transcriptional regulator translates to MSGKKPKLHHLNWNLLHTFLVIVEERSITRAADRLLVRQPTVSAALQRLEETLGGQLIQRDSRRFVLTKRGELLYKECVDIYRSVARIGDKLSEDHDDLTGLVRLLVVTHVVLPVLDRALTSLNRRHPGVGVRIDVANSQDIVRSVSQKLSPFGFCLLSKPLAGLDCQPLLREEFGILCGRDHPLFGLHDIPLAELRDEPFVALACGQDGALEPMVSLREGAGLGTRVVGSSPNLEEVARMIAAGLGIGILPLASVQGALDSRMLWNLASASDGLGADLYFVFNPAMPLSAAEAAFLRIFQEQIASAGDAAIERTHAETVAPALRARADLTATQSDRRTRSLT, encoded by the coding sequence TTGAGCGGCAAGAAGCCAAAGCTGCATCATCTGAACTGGAATCTGCTGCATACCTTCCTCGTCATCGTCGAGGAACGAAGCATCACGCGCGCTGCCGACCGCCTGCTCGTTCGCCAGCCGACGGTTTCGGCCGCCTTGCAGAGACTGGAGGAAACGCTCGGCGGCCAGCTCATCCAGCGCGACAGCCGGCGCTTCGTGCTGACCAAACGCGGCGAACTGCTCTACAAGGAATGCGTCGACATCTATCGCAGCGTCGCGCGCATCGGCGACAAGCTCTCGGAAGACCATGACGACCTGACCGGGCTGGTCCGCCTTCTCGTGGTGACCCATGTCGTGCTTCCAGTGCTCGACCGGGCCTTGACCAGCCTCAATCGCAGGCACCCCGGCGTTGGCGTGCGGATCGACGTGGCCAACAGCCAGGATATCGTGCGTTCCGTCTCGCAGAAGCTCAGCCCCTTCGGCTTCTGCCTGCTGTCGAAGCCGCTGGCGGGTCTGGACTGTCAACCGTTGCTGCGCGAAGAGTTCGGTATCCTGTGCGGGCGCGACCACCCGCTGTTCGGGCTTCACGACATTCCGCTCGCCGAATTGCGCGACGAGCCTTTCGTTGCGCTGGCTTGCGGCCAGGACGGCGCGCTGGAGCCGATGGTTTCGCTTCGCGAAGGCGCCGGTTTGGGCACCCGCGTGGTCGGCTCCAGCCCCAATCTCGAGGAGGTGGCGCGGATGATCGCCGCGGGCCTCGGCATCGGCATCCTGCCGCTGGCTTCGGTGCAGGGGGCGCTCGATAGCCGGATGCTGTGGAATCTGGCCTCGGCCTCGGACGGCCTCGGCGCGGATCTCTACTTTGTCTTCAACCCGGCCATGCCGCTCAGCGCGGCGGAGGCCGCATTTCTGCGCATCTTCCAGGAGCAGATCGCCTCGGCCGGCGATGCCGCCATCGAGCGGACGCATGCCGAGACGGTTGCGCCCGCTCTCAGAGCACGCGCCGATCTGACTGCAACGCAGTCAGATCGGAGAACGCGTTCTCTCACTTGA
- a CDS encoding isochorismatase family cysteine hydrolase: protein MPINTQDQYVDSAALVIMHYQVDVFEILFGNEPSPLLDRCNTLIRSWRATGRPLLFPNFSLGEGYEHAPPARNRQISPYIPSGRFRTGLPVEGLAIERGDLFYACPRASVFYGTSLDADLRTRGVNTLVMAGISTTGVVLSSVTWASDADYDVRLVKDCCCDPDQEAHEALFRSGFGGRVQVV from the coding sequence ATGCCGATCAATACTCAAGATCAATACGTCGATAGCGCAGCTCTGGTCATCATGCATTATCAAGTCGACGTGTTCGAAATCCTGTTCGGGAACGAGCCGTCGCCGTTGTTGGATCGGTGTAACACGCTGATCCGGAGCTGGCGCGCTACCGGCAGGCCGCTGCTGTTCCCCAATTTTTCGCTCGGTGAAGGGTATGAACATGCGCCGCCGGCGAGAAACCGCCAAATCTCACCGTATATCCCGAGCGGGCGATTTCGTACCGGCCTGCCGGTCGAAGGACTCGCGATCGAACGAGGTGATCTTTTCTATGCCTGTCCGCGGGCCAGTGTCTTTTATGGCACATCGCTCGACGCCGACCTTCGAACGCGTGGTGTAAACACGCTGGTCATGGCTGGGATAAGCACCACCGGCGTTGTTCTTTCAAGCGTCACCTGGGCCAGTGACGCGGACTACGATGTGCGCCTGGTCAAAGACTGCTGCTGCGACCCAGATCAGGAGGCTCACGAAGCTCTGTTTCGTTCCGGGTTCGGCGGACGCGTACAGGTCGTGTGA
- a CDS encoding DUF2252 domain-containing protein, with product MARQTKPLLLSRAERYAAGKALRSKVPRESHAQWSLRAGSEAVSILAESDGSRIPELLPIRYQRMMQNPFAFLRGAAAVMAADLAGLPSAGLGVQACGDCHLMNFGVFATPEENVHFDINDFDETLPGIDFTVDLKRLAASVAVAALNAGFSGKAARLTVAATVEAYRRRLRRLAKLAPIEAWQARTELGQELERLDDPALRRHVHGLLAKARSNPQQDDNFPHLEATTDGSWRIEDRPPLIYHLAEERDGTRALQAHKVFHRYRETLPPERLVLVARYELRDLAFKVVGVGSVGTFCVVGLFMTADDEPLFLQVKEAQVSVLTRLKGGGPVPSHQGQRVVEGQRMLQAASDVFLGWADDDASGRQFYVRQLKNRRLGSIAEVVEGQALTAYAELCGRTLARAHVRSGDAAAIAGYMGGSEIFDEAVTSFAMAYATQSTQDHAALVAARDPGKTVEEPTVKAGAKASGAGGADPATRRVTRASRRR from the coding sequence ATGGCGCGACAGACTAAGCCACTCCTCCTGTCCCGTGCCGAGCGCTACGCCGCCGGCAAGGCCCTGCGCAGCAAAGTTCCGCGCGAGAGCCATGCGCAATGGTCGCTTCGCGCCGGCAGCGAAGCCGTCTCCATTCTCGCCGAGAGCGATGGCAGCCGCATTCCGGAGCTTCTGCCCATCCGCTACCAGCGCATGATGCAGAATCCTTTCGCCTTTCTGCGCGGGGCGGCGGCCGTGATGGCGGCAGATCTTGCGGGTCTCCCGTCGGCCGGTCTGGGTGTGCAGGCGTGCGGCGACTGTCATCTCATGAACTTCGGCGTCTTTGCCACCCCGGAGGAGAATGTCCACTTCGACATCAACGACTTCGACGAAACGCTGCCGGGTATCGACTTCACCGTCGACCTCAAGCGCCTGGCCGCCAGTGTCGCCGTAGCGGCGCTCAACGCCGGATTTTCCGGGAAGGCCGCCCGTCTCACTGTCGCGGCGACGGTCGAGGCCTACCGCCGTCGGCTGCGCAGACTTGCCAAGCTCGCTCCGATAGAGGCCTGGCAGGCGCGCACAGAACTCGGACAGGAACTCGAGCGGCTCGATGATCCGGCGCTGCGCCGGCATGTGCACGGCCTCCTCGCCAAAGCGCGGAGCAACCCGCAGCAGGATGACAATTTTCCCCATCTTGAGGCCACGACGGATGGCTCCTGGCGGATCGAGGATCGGCCGCCCCTGATCTACCATCTCGCCGAGGAGCGCGACGGGACGCGAGCCTTGCAGGCCCACAAGGTCTTCCATCGCTATCGCGAGACCTTGCCGCCGGAGCGCCTCGTGCTGGTTGCGCGCTACGAGCTGCGGGACCTCGCCTTCAAGGTCGTCGGTGTCGGCAGCGTCGGCACGTTCTGCGTGGTCGGCCTGTTCATGACCGCGGATGATGAGCCGCTGTTCCTGCAGGTCAAGGAGGCCCAGGTCTCTGTCCTCACGCGGCTCAAGGGTGGGGGCCCGGTGCCGTCTCATCAGGGACAGCGCGTGGTGGAAGGTCAGCGCATGCTGCAGGCGGCGAGCGACGTGTTTTTGGGGTGGGCGGACGACGATGCCAGCGGGCGTCAGTTCTACGTCCGGCAACTCAAGAACCGTCGTCTGGGATCGATCGCCGAAGTTGTCGAGGGCCAAGCCCTGACGGCCTATGCCGAACTCTGCGGCCGAACGCTGGCGCGCGCCCATGTCCGCTCCGGCGATGCGGCAGCCATCGCGGGTTATATGGGCGGGTCCGAGATCTTCGACGAGGCTGTGACCTCCTTCGCCATGGCCTATGCGACGCAGAGCACGCAGGACCATGCGGCGCTCGTTGCGGCCAGGGATCCCGGCAAGACGGTGGAGGAACCCACGGTCAAAGCTGGAGCGAAAGCCTCCGGTGCCGGTGGCGCTGATCCGGCAACGCGCCGGGTGACGCGGGCATCCCGCAGGCGATGA
- a CDS encoding CDP-alcohol phosphatidyltransferase family protein, which yields MAQDDNRRPLASRDSGWARSVAHRLSAAAVTPNQISMASMVMATFAGAAFWLAGTAEAGPRAALLLAAALFCQLRLLCNLFDGMVAIEGGKQAPDGPFWNEFPDRVADILILVGAGYGAGVPALGWAAAGFAVLTAYTRELGRACGLPADFSGPMAKQHRMATITAAALLSLLEPLWHGHNEVLIIALWLIAAGAAVTTLRRARNVARGLRAR from the coding sequence ATGGCGCAGGACGACAATCGGCGACCGCTCGCGAGCCGCGATTCCGGCTGGGCCCGTTCGGTCGCCCACCGGCTGAGCGCTGCCGCCGTGACGCCGAACCAGATCTCGATGGCGAGCATGGTGATGGCAACCTTTGCCGGCGCCGCCTTCTGGCTGGCGGGCACGGCCGAGGCCGGTCCGCGCGCCGCCCTGCTCCTGGCTGCCGCCCTGTTCTGCCAGCTCAGGCTGCTCTGCAACCTGTTCGACGGAATGGTGGCCATCGAAGGCGGCAAGCAGGCGCCCGATGGGCCGTTCTGGAACGAATTCCCGGATCGCGTTGCCGATATCCTCATTCTCGTCGGAGCCGGTTACGGGGCTGGCGTGCCAGCATTGGGCTGGGCGGCTGCCGGTTTTGCCGTTCTGACCGCGTATACGCGCGAACTCGGCCGTGCCTGCGGGCTGCCCGCCGATTTCTCGGGCCCGATGGCCAAGCAGCACCGCATGGCGACGATCACCGCGGCGGCCCTGCTATCACTGCTGGAACCGCTCTGGCATGGCCACAACGAGGTGCTGATCATCGCTCTCTGGCTCATCGCCGCCGGAGCCGCCGTAACCACTCTCAGGCGGGCCAGGAATGTCGCACGAGGTTTGCGCGCGCGCTAA
- a CDS encoding ABC transporter substrate-binding protein, translating into MKKLGTAALVGAMLAASLAFAPAPARAGKADDTLNVAFALEPEALDTYKIAGREGLILARHVYDGLLYKDLDTGEIKPALAKAWRFVDPTTMEFDLREGVTFHNGAKFTADDVVYTLTTVLDPTYGTRFRIAVDWIDKVEKVSDFRVRIKMAKPFAGAVEMLADALPIYPAAYFKEVGSAGMAAKPVGTGPYKLVEMTPGIRYAFERFDGHYAGSPKGKPAIGKIVVRTIPELNTQFAELMAGKLDWTWRIPPDQAARLAGRVQIVNGPIMRISYVGMTVTGKGKDYPTRNVLVRRAINHAVNREAIVKAFAGGASQVLNAACNPKQFGCAQDVAKYAYDPAKAKALLAEAGFANGVDTEMVFAAMPRPVAEAIAADLGKVGIRVTLNEQQYAAAVQKWRAGELPALFTNWGSYGTGDVAFIISNFFGGGADDLVQDKEVIDLVTAADTSQDRALRETNYAKALKKIADQAYWLPMYDFNINYGLSQSLVFKPHPDEFARWWLSSWK; encoded by the coding sequence ATGAAGAAATTGGGAACGGCCGCGCTGGTCGGAGCAATGCTCGCGGCTTCACTTGCCTTTGCACCCGCGCCGGCACGGGCCGGCAAGGCGGACGACACGCTCAATGTCGCCTTCGCGCTGGAGCCGGAGGCGCTCGACACCTACAAGATCGCCGGCCGCGAAGGATTGATCCTTGCCCGGCACGTCTATGACGGACTGCTCTACAAGGACCTCGATACCGGCGAGATCAAGCCGGCGCTCGCCAAGGCCTGGCGCTTCGTCGATCCCACGACGATGGAGTTCGACCTGCGCGAGGGCGTGACCTTCCACAACGGCGCCAAGTTCACCGCCGACGACGTGGTCTATACGCTGACGACCGTGCTCGATCCCACCTATGGCACGCGCTTCCGCATCGCCGTCGACTGGATCGACAAGGTCGAGAAGGTCTCGGACTTCCGGGTCCGCATCAAGATGGCCAAGCCCTTCGCTGGGGCGGTCGAGATGCTGGCCGATGCGCTGCCGATCTACCCGGCGGCCTATTTCAAGGAGGTCGGCTCGGCCGGCATGGCGGCCAAGCCCGTCGGCACCGGCCCCTACAAGCTGGTCGAGATGACGCCCGGCATCCGCTACGCCTTCGAGCGTTTCGACGGCCATTATGCCGGCAGCCCCAAGGGCAAGCCTGCGATCGGCAAGATCGTGGTGCGCACCATTCCCGAGCTCAACACGCAGTTCGCCGAGCTGATGGCCGGAAAGCTCGACTGGACCTGGCGCATTCCGCCCGATCAGGCCGCCCGCCTCGCCGGCCGCGTGCAGATCGTCAACGGCCCGATCATGCGCATCTCCTATGTCGGCATGACCGTGACCGGCAAGGGCAAGGACTACCCGACCAGGAACGTGCTGGTGCGGCGCGCCATCAACCACGCCGTCAACCGCGAGGCGATCGTCAAGGCCTTTGCCGGCGGCGCCTCGCAGGTGCTGAACGCCGCCTGCAATCCCAAGCAGTTCGGCTGCGCGCAGGACGTGGCGAAATACGCCTATGACCCGGCCAAGGCCAAGGCGCTGCTGGCCGAGGCCGGCTTCGCGAACGGGGTCGACACCGAGATGGTGTTCGCAGCCATGCCGCGCCCGGTTGCCGAGGCGATCGCGGCCGATCTCGGCAAGGTCGGTATCCGCGTCACGCTGAATGAACAGCAATATGCGGCAGCGGTGCAGAAGTGGCGGGCCGGCGAATTGCCGGCGCTCTTCACCAACTGGGGCAGCTACGGCACCGGCGACGTCGCCTTCATCATCTCGAACTTCTTTGGCGGCGGGGCGGACGATTTGGTGCAGGACAAGGAGGTCATCGACCTCGTGACGGCGGCCGACACCTCGCAGGACCGTGCATTGCGCGAGACCAACTACGCCAAGGCGCTGAAGAAGATCGCCGATCAGGCCTACTGGCTGCCGATGTACGACTTCAACATCAACTACGGCCTGTCGCAGTCGCTTGTCTTCAAGCCCCATCCGGACGAGTTCGCCCGCTGGTGGCTGTCGAGCTGGAAGTAG
- a CDS encoding Zn-dependent hydrolase has protein sequence MPGTDKLRIDIERFWSTIERSAEIGPGRPGGLSRLALTDADRQMRDQFVTWCREAGLAVRIDGIGNIFARRAGTDDTLPPVVMGSHLDTQINGGRFDGIAGVLGGLEVCRTLDVLGHHTHRPIEIVNWTNEEGARFSPPMVGSGCFVGTYALDWAQGRRDDDGQSIGEELARIGYLGEMEAEPHAFDAYFEFHIEQGYYLDRDGMQVGVVTGGFPSTGMLVEFKGETAHTGPWPMERRRNALLAGARLLVETDEIGWAYASGGGKATAARLIAWPNKPGILSDWAQAVCDVRHPDPETALAMAERLRRAVGEAAARSGCTAEILDTWNWGGRIFSEELIGSVRETSLGLGYRTQDILSQAGHDAYFVARHAPTTMIFAPCKGGITHNNAELCTREDLEPGLNVLLNAVVARADR, from the coding sequence ATGCCCGGCACGGACAAGCTTCGCATCGATATCGAACGCTTCTGGAGCACGATCGAGCGATCCGCCGAGATCGGGCCCGGCCGTCCCGGTGGCCTGTCGCGCCTGGCCCTGACCGATGCGGACCGGCAGATGCGCGACCAGTTCGTGACCTGGTGCCGCGAGGCGGGCCTCGCAGTTCGGATCGACGGCATCGGCAATATTTTTGCGCGCCGCGCGGGGACTGACGACACGCTTCCGCCCGTGGTGATGGGCAGCCATCTCGACACGCAGATCAATGGTGGCCGCTTCGACGGCATTGCCGGCGTGCTCGGCGGGCTCGAGGTTTGCCGGACGCTGGATGTTTTGGGGCACCACACGCACCGGCCGATCGAAATCGTCAACTGGACGAATGAGGAAGGCGCCCGCTTCTCGCCGCCGATGGTCGGCTCCGGCTGCTTCGTCGGGACCTATGCGCTGGATTGGGCGCAGGGCCGCCGCGACGACGACGGCCAATCGATCGGCGAGGAACTGGCGCGGATCGGCTATCTCGGCGAGATGGAAGCCGAACCGCATGCCTTCGACGCCTATTTCGAGTTCCATATCGAGCAGGGCTACTATCTCGACCGTGACGGCATGCAGGTCGGCGTCGTGACCGGCGGCTTCCCGAGCACCGGCATGCTGGTCGAGTTCAAGGGCGAAACCGCCCATACCGGCCCCTGGCCGATGGAACGGCGGCGCAATGCCCTTCTCGCCGGCGCGCGCCTTCTCGTCGAGACGGACGAGATCGGCTGGGCTTATGCCTCTGGCGGCGGCAAGGCCACGGCGGCGCGGCTCATCGCCTGGCCCAACAAGCCCGGCATCCTCTCCGATTGGGCCCAGGCCGTCTGCGACGTGCGCCACCCCGATCCAGAGACGGCTCTGGCCATGGCGGAGCGGCTGCGCCGCGCTGTCGGTGAGGCTGCCGCGCGGTCGGGCTGCACCGCGGAGATCCTGGACACCTGGAACTGGGGCGGCCGGATTTTCTCGGAAGAGCTGATCGGCAGCGTCCGCGAGACCTCGCTCGGCCTCGGCTATCGCACGCAGGACATTCTGAGCCAGGCCGGGCACGACGCCTATTTCGTCGCCCGCCATGCGCCGACGACGATGATCTTCGCGCCCTGCAAGGGCGGCATCACCCACAACAATGCCGAACTCTGCACGCGCGAAGACCTCGAGCCGGGTCTCAACGTGCTGCTCAATGCTGTCGTGGCGCGGGCGGACCGCTAG
- a CDS encoding RraA family protein: MSEDGSLAAISIEQLVMRLRDVETATIGHILTEGFMSPTIQCAGDAPRICGPAFTVSLPPDDGAALSCAVVQARPGDILIVDRQGDDQHACWGAVMTAAAQAAGLAGVVIDGFVTDIAAIRASGLPVWCRGRSPLTTKLHGRGGSIGVAVTCGGVRVMPGDLVLADENGVCVIEVSAAAALAERALAMQAAEPEIIARIRVGERIDEINGARALFAKADQH; encoded by the coding sequence ATGTCCGAGGACGGATCCCTGGCCGCTATTTCGATCGAGCAGCTCGTCATGCGTCTTCGCGACGTCGAGACCGCGACGATCGGCCATATCCTGACGGAAGGCTTCATGTCTCCCACCATTCAGTGCGCCGGGGATGCCCCGCGGATCTGCGGCCCGGCGTTCACGGTGAGCCTGCCTCCCGATGACGGCGCGGCGCTCTCCTGCGCGGTCGTGCAGGCAAGACCGGGCGACATCCTCATTGTGGATCGGCAGGGCGATGACCAGCATGCCTGCTGGGGAGCGGTGATGACCGCAGCAGCGCAGGCAGCCGGCCTCGCAGGCGTGGTCATAGACGGCTTCGTCACGGATATCGCCGCAATCCGCGCTTCGGGGCTGCCAGTCTGGTGCCGCGGCCGCTCGCCCCTGACGACGAAGCTGCACGGACGCGGCGGCTCGATCGGCGTGGCCGTGACCTGTGGCGGGGTGCGTGTCATGCCCGGCGATCTCGTCCTCGCCGACGAGAACGGCGTCTGCGTGATCGAGGTCTCCGCGGCCGCCGCGCTTGCCGAGCGCGCGCTTGCGATGCAGGCCGCCGAGCCGGAGATCATCGCAAGAATCCGTGTAGGAGAACGGATCGACGAGATCAACGGAGCCCGCGCTCTCTTCGCTAAAGCGGACCAACATTAA
- a CDS encoding ABC transporter permease: MLPFLMRRLIVAVLVALAVSAIAFGLMFVSGDPAVVLAGQAGRAQDVELIRQAYGLDRPIIVQFASWIGHALSGNLGTSLYFNLPVASIIAERLSVTLLLGSAAFLLALVIAVPLGIAASLRPGGIVDRIALLFAVLGQAIPSFWLGLILIVIFGVWYGLVPISGTESWQGYILPVVVLSYYAMPALMRLTRAGMIDVLSADYIRTARAKGASQMRILLIHALRNAVLPLVALAAVQFGVMLSGSIVIESVFAINGLGRLAWESLLRSDLPVVQAIILILSLIYVTLTTVADLINAWLDPRLRSA, translated from the coding sequence ATGCTGCCTTTCCTCATGCGTCGCCTGATCGTCGCCGTGCTGGTGGCGCTGGCCGTCTCTGCCATCGCCTTCGGCCTGATGTTCGTCTCGGGCGACCCCGCCGTCGTGCTCGCCGGCCAGGCCGGCCGGGCGCAGGACGTCGAGCTGATCCGACAGGCCTACGGGCTCGACCGGCCGATCATCGTGCAGTTCGCGAGCTGGATCGGCCATGCGCTGTCCGGCAACCTGGGCACGAGTCTCTATTTCAATCTGCCGGTAGCATCGATCATCGCAGAGCGCCTCTCGGTAACGCTGCTGCTCGGCAGCGCCGCCTTCCTGCTCGCCCTCGTCATCGCCGTCCCGCTCGGCATTGCCGCCTCGTTACGGCCGGGTGGGATTGTCGATCGCATTGCGTTGTTGTTCGCCGTCCTCGGCCAGGCGATCCCAAGCTTCTGGCTCGGCCTGATCCTGATCGTGATCTTCGGCGTCTGGTACGGTCTCGTCCCAATTTCCGGCACCGAAAGCTGGCAAGGCTACATCCTGCCCGTCGTCGTCCTCAGCTACTACGCCATGCCGGCGCTGATGCGCCTGACTCGAGCCGGCATGATCGATGTCCTGTCCGCCGACTATATCCGCACCGCCCGCGCCAAGGGCGCCTCGCAGATGCGCATCCTGCTGATCCATGCCCTGCGCAATGCGGTGCTGCCTCTGGTCGCGCTCGCAGCGGTGCAGTTCGGCGTCATGCTGTCCGGATCGATCGTGATCGAGAGCGTCTTCGCCATCAACGGGCTCGGCCGCCTCGCCTGGGAATCCCTCCTGCGCAGTGACCTCCCGGTGGTCCAGGCGATCATCCTGATCCTCTCGCTGATCTACGTCACGCTCACCACCGTCGCCGACCTGATCAATGCCTGGCTCGACCCCCGCTTGAGGAGCGCCTGA
- a CDS encoding phosphatidate cytidylyltransferase, with amino-acid sequence MTMPHPDLVAVLAGLLGVLIVASVIGYGLQRRLSPDGSNAVVENLNDRIRAWWVMVVLMGLALIGGKTGVTLLFAFCSFAALREFITLIDTRRADHWALATAFFVVLPLQYYLVWIEWYGLYSIFIPVYAFLLMPIIAALRGDTDHFLVRIAEVQWALMICVFSTSHVPALLNLDIAGYQGRNVLLIAFLVIVVQISDVLQYVWGKLLGRTKIAPRLSPSKTVEGFVGGALSATAVGAGLSWMTPFTPLQAAFLSLVIVLMGFFGGLVMSAIKRDRGVKDWGHLIAGHGGFIDRLDSVVFSAPIFFHLVRYGWSAV; translated from the coding sequence ATGACGATGCCGCATCCCGATCTGGTGGCCGTCCTGGCCGGCCTGCTTGGCGTCCTGATCGTGGCTTCCGTCATCGGCTACGGACTGCAGCGCAGGCTGTCGCCCGACGGCTCGAATGCCGTGGTCGAGAACCTGAACGACCGCATCCGGGCCTGGTGGGTCATGGTCGTGCTGATGGGGTTGGCGCTGATCGGCGGCAAGACCGGCGTGACGCTGCTCTTCGCCTTCTGTTCCTTCGCGGCCCTGCGCGAGTTCATCACGCTGATCGATACGCGCCGGGCCGACCACTGGGCGCTGGCGACCGCCTTCTTCGTTGTGCTGCCGCTGCAATATTATCTCGTCTGGATCGAATGGTACGGTCTCTATTCGATCTTCATCCCGGTCTACGCCTTCCTGCTGATGCCGATCATCGCGGCGCTGCGCGGCGACACCGACCATTTCCTCGTGCGCATCGCCGAGGTGCAGTGGGCGCTGATGATCTGCGTCTTCAGCACCTCGCATGTGCCGGCGCTGTTGAACCTCGACATCGCCGGCTATCAGGGACGCAACGTCCTGCTGATCGCCTTTCTCGTCATCGTCGTGCAGATCAGCGACGTCCTGCAATATGTCTGGGGCAAGCTCCTCGGCCGCACCAAGATCGCGCCACGGCTGTCGCCGTCCAAAACGGTCGAGGGCTTCGTCGGCGGGGCTCTCAGCGCGACGGCTGTCGGCGCCGGATTGTCCTGGATGACGCCGTTCACGCCGCTCCAGGCTGCGTTCCTGTCGCTGGTCATCGTCCTGATGGGTTTCTTCGGCGGGCTCGTCATGTCCGCGATCAAACGTGACCGCGGCGTCAAGGATTGGGGGCATCTGATCGCCGGTCACGGCGGCTTCATCGACCGGCTCGACTCGGTGGTGTTCTCGGCCCCGATCTTCTTCCATCTGGTCCGCTACGGGTGGTCGGCCGTATGA
- a CDS encoding ABC transporter permease: MSIADRETAILRRRKLWKGLSASSAIRIGGGLLAVIVLAALFAPWLTTHDPVAQDLAKRLIPPFWYPGADPAHLLGTDHLGRDYFARLLYGARVSLGVGLFVTLCAGIIGTMLGLAAGYFGGRVDMLVSFIVTTRLSLPIVLVALAAVALGGASLRTLTIVLSLLLWDRFAVVVRAAAQGLRNREFVQATQSFGASHLYIMLHGILPNLRNTLIVVATLEIANVILLEAALSFLGLGAQPPTPSWGLMIAEGRENILFDPWLIALPGAGLCLLILAVNLLGDGARDALDNK; this comes from the coding sequence ATGTCGATCGCCGATCGAGAAACCGCCATCCTGCGCCGGCGCAAACTCTGGAAGGGCCTGAGCGCAAGCAGCGCCATCCGGATCGGAGGCGGCCTGCTGGCCGTCATCGTGCTGGCCGCCCTGTTCGCCCCCTGGCTGACGACTCATGATCCGGTCGCGCAGGACCTCGCGAAGCGCCTCATCCCGCCGTTCTGGTATCCCGGCGCCGATCCCGCGCATCTTCTGGGCACAGACCATCTCGGACGGGACTATTTCGCGCGGCTGCTCTATGGCGCGCGCGTCTCGCTCGGCGTCGGCCTGTTTGTGACGTTGTGCGCCGGGATCATCGGGACGATGCTCGGATTGGCCGCCGGCTATTTCGGCGGCCGCGTCGACATGCTGGTGAGCTTCATCGTGACGACGAGGCTCTCGCTGCCGATCGTGCTCGTCGCGCTCGCGGCGGTCGCCCTGGGCGGGGCCTCGCTGCGGACCCTGACGATCGTTCTCAGCCTGCTTCTGTGGGATCGCTTCGCCGTGGTGGTCCGGGCGGCGGCTCAGGGGCTCCGCAACCGGGAGTTCGTGCAGGCGACGCAGTCCTTCGGCGCCTCGCATCTCTACATCATGCTGCACGGCATCCTGCCGAACCTGCGCAATACGCTGATCGTGGTCGCAACGCTGGAGATCGCCAACGTCATCCTGCTCGAGGCGGCACTGTCCTTCCTCGGGCTGGGCGCCCAGCCGCCGACACCGTCCTGGGGGCTGATGATCGCGGAGGGGCGCGAGAACATCCTGTTCGATCCCTGGCTGATCGCGCTTCCCGGCGCGGGGTTGTGCCTGCTCATCCTCGCCGTCAACCTGCTCGGGGACGGCGCCCGCGATGCGCTCGACAACAAGTGA
- a CDS encoding anti-sigma factor, with protein sequence MKEAMGLPSDPADLRLLLHALVDGELDAATSLALERRLADDPALAAEHARIVAMQTAIRSLPRPEVSEAFQARIAALGVRPAAAAQPAISRFGPFGWRAMAASVLITTVLASGLTQWAMTRGAPDSFAASIASSHRRSLLAASPVDVASSDRHTVKPWLDARIGLSPAAPDLARDGFSLLGGRVEVIGDKPVPALVYKHREHLITLVAAPQDSGTASVLVAAERSAGGFSLLRWTDGAFSYWAISDTDRATLEDFVSRFRAAAAAG encoded by the coding sequence ATGAAGGAAGCCATGGGATTGCCGTCGGACCCGGCGGATCTTCGGTTGCTGCTTCATGCGCTGGTTGATGGCGAACTCGACGCTGCCACGAGCTTGGCCCTGGAGCGACGCCTGGCAGACGATCCGGCCCTGGCGGCTGAACACGCCCGCATCGTTGCGATGCAGACCGCCATTCGCAGTCTGCCGCGGCCCGAAGTCAGCGAGGCGTTCCAGGCTCGCATCGCCGCACTTGGCGTTCGTCCCGCGGCAGCGGCACAGCCGGCCATTTCCCGCTTCGGCCCGTTCGGCTGGCGCGCCATGGCGGCATCGGTCCTCATCACCACGGTTTTGGCAAGCGGGCTGACCCAATGGGCGATGACACGTGGCGCGCCGGACAGCTTTGCGGCGTCGATCGCCAGCAGCCATCGCCGCAGCCTCCTCGCGGCAAGCCCGGTGGACGTCGCCTCGTCGGATCGGCACACGGTCAAGCCCTGGCTCGACGCCCGGATTGGGCTGTCGCCCGCCGCGCCGGACCTTGCGAGAGACGGTTTTTCGCTCCTGGGCGGCCGTGTCGAAGTGATCGGGGACAAGCCGGTGCCGGCGCTGGTCTACAAGCACCGTGAGCATCTGATTACCCTCGTCGCCGCGCCGCAGGACAGTGGAACCGCATCTGTGCTGGTCGCGGCGGAGCGTTCCGCCGGCGGTTTTTCGCTGCTGCGCTGGACCGACGGCGCTTTCTCCTATTGGGCCATTTCGGACACGGACCGCGCCACGCTCGAAGACTTCGTCAGCCGTTTCCGGGCCGCGGCTGCAGCCGGCTGA